Part of the Wolbachia endosymbiont of Ctenocephalides felis wCfeJ genome, TAGAGAATAAGGAGTAAGTTGTGGATTTTAGTCAAATAATGAAGCAAGCACAAGAGATGCAAAAAAAGCTTGCAGAAGCTCAAGAAAAATACATTGGAAAAGAGTTCCAAGGCATCTCTGGTGGTGGTAAAGTTTCTGTGTTGGTAGAAATTATAAAAATAGGTAGTTACAAAGTCAAAAAGGTAAACATAGACTTAGAACTTATGAGAAATGAGGAAAAAGATATAGTAGAAGACTTAGTAACAGCGGCGTTTAATGATGCTATTAAAAAAGCAGAGGAGGATATGGCAAATGCAACCTCTGGTCTTGCAGGTATGATGGGTCTGCCGCCTGGGTTTAAGCTTCCCTTTTAAGTTTTTCTATATTGTTAATTAGGTTTTTGATGCTTTTGGCACTAGCGTTATTTTAATAAGCACACCTAAAAATAGTCAAAGACGAAAGAAACCGTGGCATTGAAGGTGACACGCAAAGAGTAAAGCAATGCTGGAATTAGTAAGGGAATATCAAGAATCAAGTCAAAAGTCACATAATTTCATTTTCATTAATAAAATCCCTACCTTTTCCCTAAAAATTAGTTTAAATGTCAAATATTTTATGTTATTAAGTTAGTACTTGACTTAACTTTAGTTTTTACTTAAATTGCTAAAGT contains:
- a CDS encoding YbaB/EbfC family nucleoid-associated protein, which translates into the protein MKQAQEMQKKLAEAQEKYIGKEFQGISGGGKVSVLVEIIKIGSYKVKKVNIDLELMRNEEKDIVEDLVTAAFNDAIKKAEEDMANATSGLAGMMGLPPGFKLPF